The genomic stretch TGCGAAAGGCCATTTATCCTCGAGAGTTCAAAAACCTTCCTTCTACGTTCTGGTAGCTCCAGAAGTGTTTCTTCCATGAGATTTTTTAAATCCTTATAGTCCATGTCTTCCTGCACATTATTGACTGGTACAATAAGGTTCATCTGATATGCTTGACTAGCTTGGATTTTGATCTTCTTCTTGAATTCATCTACAATGATATTTTTGGCTATTTTATAAATGTATGATTGAATACTTTTCCCAATATCCAATGAGTTTCTTTTATCCCATAGCCTGACAAAAACCTCTTGGGTGATTTCCTCCGCATCAGCAACAGAGAGTCCATACCTTACGGAAAAAGAATAGATTTTTTTGTGGGATAAATTATATATCTCATCAAAGGCTTTCCAAGATCTGGAGTCCAAAGCAATGTATTGCCGGAAAATTATTATTTCTTTCCTATTCAGCAAGCAGTATTGGACAGGAACAACCAGCTAGAGCAAAATGTTGGTTGGGGAGGCACCTTTGACCCAACTTTGGAATAAAGCATAATTTATATAATTGAAAAGCTAGCTGGTCTTCCAGCTAGCTTTTTTTCCATTAATTTTTCTAACTTCGTAAACAGTTAATTTTAAGTTGGTCTATCTTTTAACCTTATTATGAATCGATTAAGCATTCTGATTTTGGCATTTTTCTCCTTGGTAAGTGTTGAGCTTTTTGGGCAGCAGGACGCTGCAAACAGCCAAGACCATCCTTTGTTGTCCCGATTTGAAGGGTCTTGGATCAACAGGTACTCTCAGAAGCAGTTTGAGGCCTTTACCTATCCTACTTCCAGCGAATTGGTTGATTACGATAAATTGAAGGATTCCAAAACCGTGGAAGGTGAGCTGACATTTATAGAGTATGTGTCTCCTGAGGGGGTTACTGCTACACAGGTCTTTCGCACTTATCAGGCCCAGCTGGAAAAGGCGGGGTTCAAGGTGATATTTTCCTGCAGGAGTGGGGAGTGTGACAAAATGCCCATGCACTTTGTGAGAAAATACGTGGAAGGCTCCTCGAGCCAAATTGGGAATACTATGGTAGGAGGGAAGGGTTCCTATTTGGTGGCCTCAGGCACCTCTGATGGTGAGTCCTATATAGTCAGTCTCGTAGTAGGGGATGATTCACGCAGCAATTCGGCAAGATATGCAATCAATGTCGTCAAGGTAGAAGAGCTTGATACAGACAAAGTAGATGTGGTTTCTGTGTCCGAAAGCCTGGAAAAAGATGGGCGTTTTGCTTTTTATGATATCCAGTTTGACCTCAACAGTGCCACCCTTCAGAGTGGATCAGCTGAAGCACTTCAGGTTATTGCGAGCTACTTGGATACCAATCCAAAGACGCAGGTGTTGATTGTCGGGCATACAGACAATACTGGTGATTTTGAGCATAATATTGACTTGTCCAAAAGACGGGCAGAGTCTGTCGTCAAAGCATTGGTTGAGGATTACAGCGTCAATGCCGGCCAACTGCATCCCCTTGGGGTAGGCATGGCCTCTCCAGTGGCAAGCAATGCTGATGAAGGAGGAAGAGCACTCAACAGGAGGGTGGAATTGGTAGTGAGGTAAGCCTGATCTAATTGTTTGTTTTTTTTCGAGCTTCACTCTGCTTTTTGTTGAGGGTCTGCCATGATAAAATGGGGCGGGTAAGAAGAATTCTCTTGCCGGTGGATTTAAATTCACATCATGCTTTTCTATTTCTTAGCTAAAAACAATGTTTTATTTGTTGGTGGTTTGAGAAGCTCGAAGAAAAAAGGAACTAGGCAAACCCAGTTCCTTTAGGTAAATCGCTTTTGAAAGTTAGGACTTAGTTTAATCCAACAGCTTTTGCGGCATTCACAAATCCATGTCCATAGAATTCATCTTTTCCCGGTTTTCCTAGATCCGTGGCTGTTTGCGCCAGTTTGGATCTGACCTGCGCAGGGCTCAGTGCCCCTCCGTTTGCTTCCATCATCAGTGCTACTACTCCGGAAGCGGCAGGCGAAGCCATGGAAGTTCCTTGTGCCCAGTTATAGGATCCGTTGGAATTTCCTCTGACAGTACTGAAAACCATATCAAATACCTCGCAGTAATTGGTAGAAGAAGCGTTAGTCCCGGTGAGCGTGCAAAGTCCATCGTATCCATCTACTATCCATAGCCCTAAGGTGCCTCCCGGAGCAGCAAAATCCACTAAGGATTTTCCATGATCGGTGTAGTAGGCAGGTTGCGTGAAATTCGTATTTCCCAGAAGCCATCCTGTTGGCCCTGTGGCACTGATAGCAATGACATGCTGGTTTTCAGCGGGGATTTTATACAGCTCTTTGGATGAGTCAAAATTGGTTTCCCCATTTCCGGAAGATGCTATCACCGTCACGCCATTTTGATAAGCATATCGGGTCACACGGTCATAGATTTTTTGAAGTTCCCTAAAGGCATCCCTGAATTCCTTGTCTTTCCATTCAGATCTATAGTCTATTGTAGCTCCCAAGCTCATATTGATCACCTGTGCGCCCGCACCACCTTTGGATTGGGGTGTGGCGGCATAATATAGCCCTTCCAGAATCCATTCAAAGGCACCTGAACCATCGTGGAGGGCTTTGATTCCAATGATGCTGGCTTTTGGGGCTATACCTACCGCACCAATACCTGAGGCAGCTACAATACCTGCCACGTGCGTGCCATGCCAGAAGGTACCAACGTCTTCATTAAAATTAAACCCCGGCACTGTAGAGATTGAACTGGCTATATCAAGGTTGGGCTGAAGGTCGATATGGGTAGAATGGAATCCCCCATCAATGACCGCTACTCTAACACCTTCTCCTGTAAAACCAGCTTCCCAGGCCTGAGGGGCATCAATAGAAGCCGGAGCCCATTGGTATCCATCAAAAAAAGCACTTTGATAATCAAATGGAGCACCCAAGGTATTCATACCCGTGTTTTCATTCAGATCTACTCCCTCCCCACGCATTTCAGGGGTCTTTGTGTATTGGAGGATAATATCGGGGGTGACGGATGCTAAACCACTTATTTTTCTGGAATTGGCTAAGAAGTTCGGAGAATGTGCCACAGCTACCGCCACACCTATTTCCGGATAAGCCTTTACAATTTCCCCTCCGGCATTGTGAATACTGCTTGCCAGATTTTTTGGCAGATTAGCATTATTTGCAAGGATCAAAAACCTGCCTGACAGGTCACCTACTCTCATATGGGAGAAATCTGTCATTTCCTTGATCTCCATCAGTTCGAATTTGTCAGGATTACCCTGCTCTAAATCTGAGAGTGGTATCAGGGGATCTTCTTGTAGTAGATTGCCTTCGCACCCGGCAAATAAAATTGCACTAGTTAGTATCCCTAGGGATAATTTGTTTTTTAAAGATTGTAACATAAAGAATAGATTTAGTTGATAAAATATTAATTGGTTGAAAATGTGATTTCTGAAAATTATGAATATGCTCTAAAATCCAAATTTGGATGGGCTATATTAGGGTTGCAACTGGTTCAAAATCAATCCAATGAAAATAGGTAAAAAATGAGATTAAGTAAAAAAAATATTTTGGTTAGCCGCTATGATGCCAATAAATAGAATTTTTCTGCATAGCTGGTCTTATACTTCCGGTTCGCTTAGTACACGGGACTGAAATGCCATCAATTCTATTGTTGCCCAACAACTGAAATGCTTTGACTCTTTATTGGTTGAAAACCCAGATAATCCTAAAAAAATCAATTTGTATTCTAATGTTCACTAACAATTTACCGGCTATAAAGTGGCTTTAGCCCGCATTATTCTTTAGAAAATCTACTAGGTCTTCAAGCGGTTTTCAGTCTACTTGAAGACCTAATAGTAATCTAGTTTAGTCTTTATGAAAGCGCTCCGGGAGGAGGTCCTCCTGCGGGCTTGGATTTGTCTTCCGGTAAGGGAACAAACTCCTTGTTATCCGTAGGTGGCAGAAGAATCCTTCCCTGTTTCCAGTCTTCCTTGGCCTGATCTATGCGTTCTCTTCTGCTGGAGACAAAATTCCACCAGATGTACCGGTCTCCAAGGTGCTCACCTCCCAGCATCATCAGGGTTGTTTTTTCCTTTGCAATAATAAGTGGATCCACTCCTTTTGTAAATACCAACAGTTTTCCTGCAGTATAAGTGGTGCCATTTACTTCCACACTTCCTTTTACAAGGTATGCTCCTCTTTCACTATGCCCGGCAGGTAGTCCAAACCTGGCTCCCTCTTGCAGGACCACATGCAAATAAAACAAGGGTGAACTGGTTTTGACATGACTGCTTAGTCCATAGGCATCTCCTGCTATCAGTCGCATCCATACTCCTTTATCTGTAAAAACCGGTAATTCATCCGCAGTATAATTTTTAAATGAAGGGTCCGATTCCTCATCTTTCTCAGGAAGTGCCACCCAAGTCTGAAGCATTTCCAGTCCTCCTGCGGCCAATATGGCAGGATCTTCAAAGCGCTCGCTATGGGATATCCCTTTTCCTGCACACATCCAGTTCACTTCCCCGGGTTTGATCACTTGCTCCACGCCCAGACTGTCCCGGTGTGTCACATTGCCTTCCAGGAGATAGCTTACCGTGGACAGTCCTATATGTGGATGGGGAAGTACATCCAGATTAGTGGTGGCGGGCACACTTACCGGACCGCCATGATCCATAAAAATAAAGGGGCCTACCATTCTTCTTAGCTGGAAAGGTAGGATCCGTTTGACGGAAAAGCCGGGACTTATTATTGCCTGGCGTGATTCTATTACGATATCTAGCATAGTGTGCTTGGCTGTTTGCTCAATTTACTTACAGGAAGCATAATTATAAGGCTTTTCCTCCTGGGAATTTTTGAAGTAGCGCATTAAATAAAGCTGCTGCCGGGCGTGTGACTCTATTTAGGGCTTGCTGAATTCGCCTAAGATATCCCGTCCCTTAGCGGTCAGGTATGGGAAAATCATGGATCTGAGTTGATGTGCGCCTTCTGCTATATCCTTTTTCATCAGCTTATTGTCCTTGTCTATCATTGTGGCCGAGAGCCAGAAGTCACTGACAATCCGCAGGTTTCTGAACAAGTACAAATATTCATTTTCAATGATCTCCTCCCTGATCAATTGACCTGAAATTAGTTCTTGTACTATATGATGAAACTGCACAGCTCTGTCCTCCAGCAATTTGCTATAATGACCCCGGATCATGGCATGGTTACGGTTGATGTATACAAAGTCCAGCATCAGAAATCTATATTCGTAAAAACTGATCAGGCAGACACTTGGGAGTTCAAAAAGTAGCTGCAGATGATTGGACTGGTTAATTTCCCCCTGTATGGCCTGATCCAACTTCTCCACTAGCTGCAGGTATAAAGCATCGATGATCTCCTCCCTTTTTTTGAAATGATAGGTCAGATTGCCTAAACTGATCTCCATATCAGTGGCTATAGTCCTCAGCGAGACCTGGGCTACTCCGGCTTCATTGAATAGCCGTAAAGCACTTTCTAATATGTTGTTCTTGGTATTTTTCATCATGAAAACAAGTATAGTACAAATGTACTAATTTTTGTCTAGTACTAGTGTACTAACAATTTTAAATTAGTACGTTTGTACTGTGTTTAAAATCAGGATGCCCAAAACACATCAGGTAGTAAATCAAAGCTGGCAGATCGGAAAAATATCGCACTGGAAAAATCCTATATCAGTGGCTGTAAGAAACTCCGTACTGAGGATGGTGCCTGCGAGGGTCAATCGTGTACAGCTGGAGAAATTATTCGAATTGGAACACCATACATCATGAAAGCTGTAAAAGAAGTAGATACTCCTGCCGAATATTTGGAAATGGGGATTTTGGATAGGGTGGACTTTTCGGACACCTTTTCCACCACCAATCATCAAGATGATCTGCCCGAAATCTCTAGACTGGTTTTCGCACAGTCCCCCAAATGGATCCTCTGGCTCTTTAGCCTAAGAAATAAGCTAGTGGGTTTAATAGGGCTGGAAACGAAGCTTCCGGAAGACTACCATAGCCGCTTTGAAGTAGGAGGATATGTAGGTTTTTTCAAAATATTCTCGACCAGCCCGCAACGGATTGTCTTGGGAGCTGACGATTCTCATTTGAATTTTAGGGCTGTGATTTCCGATACTGGCACAAGTTCATTTAATATTCAGGTAGTTACCTTGGTTGAATACCACAATAACCGGGGCAGGATATACATGGGGCTGATCATGCCTTTTCATAGAATAGTAGTAAAGAGCCTAGTCCGCAATGCTTTTAAAGCTGTTGATATAGGGAATTAAGGCTTTGCTATGAGTTTATTCCTTTTTTACTCTACTGTTTAGCTCAGCTAAGTACAGATAATTGGTTGTTAATTGCCTACTGCAGTTTGAGGGAAGAATTCCGGTATTTTCGGTTGGACAGAATCAAAAAAATACAGCTTCTAATAGAAAAATTTGAACCGCATAAAATGACGCTGCAGGAGTTTTTTGATAAATATCATTAGTCCTTACCTACTCCTGACATAAGGCTGTCACTGCCTCATTGTTGTTTTGCTTTAAGTTTAATAAGTAAAACAGAAAAGAAAATGGAAAAAAGAACAATTGATCCCTGGAAATGGGGAGAACAAACCAATTCTGCCCAGGCAGTAGAAGTGAAAAATGCAGAAGGAACACTTTACTGCTCGGGACAAGTGGCTATTGATGAAAACGGTGTCCCAAGTAGCGCAGACATGCGGATCCAACTCATACAGACCGTCGAAAATCTGGAGCAACTCATCAGTGAATCCGGCTATGAATGCAAAAACATTGTCCGGCTGAATGTGTACACGACAGACACAAATGAGTTTTTTACGACTTGTATGGATGTTTACGTTCCTTTCCTTACGAAGCATGGTATCCATCAAGCAACCACATTGCTTGAGGTAAAAGGTCTTTTTGCAACATTGACGGTAGAATTGGAAGCCACAGTGGTAAAATAGAAATGCGAAAAAACGAAATAGAAATATTTTATCCGAAAAGCCAAGCAGCTTGGAGAAGGTGGTTAAAAAAGAACCACCTGTCAACACAGGCTGTTTGGCTTGTTTTTTATAATAAAAAATCCGGATTAAAATCAATCACTTGGAGTGAAGCGGTTGATGTTGCCCTGTGCTTTGGGTGGATAGACAGTAAGAAAGTGAGGATAGATGAAGAGACAGCACATCAGTTTTTCAGCAAACGGAAACCGAAAAGCACTTGGTCTAAAATCAATAAAGAAAAAGTAGAAAAACTGATAGAACAAGGCCTAATGACGGAAGCAGGCTTTAGAAGCATAGAGACTGCAAAGCAAAACGGTTCTTGGACGATTTTGGACGAAGTAGAAGAATTGATTATTCCAGCAGACTTGGAAGCTGGATTTGCTGGTAAACTTAATGCAAAAGACTTTTTTATGGGTTTAAGCAAATCTGTAAGAAAAATGATTTTGGCTTGGCTTGTGTTTGCCAAAACAGCAGATACAAGACAGAAACGTATTGATGAAATTATTAAGAGTGCAGGACAAAATCTAAAACCGAAACACTTACGGTAAAAAAGACACCTGGTCCTCGGATATGGCAGTTCTTTGAATAAAGACCTATTGGGTCAACAAGCTTGCACTTGCTGAAAAACCGGTCACATGCAAAATGGGGGAATCATTCAAAACAAAGTGATTCGGGAGCTTTCAGTCACCGCAGCCGATCACCCACTCTTTGCAGATACTTCGATGTAGTAAGGTGCCTCTTGAGACTATCGTACTTTTAATGCAACATTATAAAAAATCAATATATTAGTGTATTCTATTTTTGCAAATAGAGTTTAATTATTATGCATATCCGCTTTTCTACCAGTAAATCAATTAATGCATTATAGGATTCGAAAAACACTAGTGTCAAGGCCTCTTCCGTCTTCGGTCTCCTGTCTTCCATCCAGTAAAGCAAAGAAATAACATCACTGGCTTGATTGCGGATATCCATATTAATTATAACCAATGGATTAAGGCAACAATTAAAAACACAATCATGAAAGCAAAAATAAGCCCGTTGATTTTGCCAGTTATTATTTTTTTAGTCGGATGTCAACAATCCAACAAAAAATTAACTGCAGCCGAAGCCCAAAGAATAGCTAAAGAAGCCTATATCTATGGTTTCCCACTTGTAATGAATTACAAAACTTTATATGTAAATGCAATTGACAAGAACTCCGGTGATTATAAGGGAGAAATAAACACATTGTCATGTAACGCAAGGGTGTACACACCAGATGACAAGGCAATTGTTACTCCTAACTCGGACACACCGTATTGCATGTTTTGGAGTGATATTCGAGATGAGCCCGTTGTTTTTTCAGTACCTGAAGTTGATTCATTAAGATACTATAGCTTTCAGTTTATTGATTTATACACACACAATTTTTCCTATATAGGTTCATTGACCAAAGGAAACAAAGCTGGTAAATATCTAGTGGCACAGGAAAGTTGGGAAGGGGAAATTCCTGAAGGTATTACAGAAGTAATCCAAAGTGAAACAGGGATATTCTTCACCATTGTCCGTACTCAGTTGTTTGATGCAGATGATTTGGACAATGTGGAGAATCTACAAGAGCAATATCAACTGCAAACCTTGAGCGAATATTTGGGAAGCCCTGCTACGAAAAAAGAACATAGCGATGAGTTTCCAGAATGGGTTGAAGGAGAGCAATTTTCCGAAGCATCATTTAAATACCTGGATGCTATGTTAAAGTTAATAGGAAACCCTATAGAAAAAGAAAAATCCTTATGGGAAGATTTTGCTAAACTTGAACTGGGTACAGCTAAAGGATATAGCTTAAATAACTTTGATGAAGAAATACAAAATGCGATCAAACAAGGGGTAAAAGATGGCTTTGCGGAGATGGAGGCATTCATTAAGGAAAACTCGGCAGACCCCCTAGGAAGTGCCAATATATTTGGCAGCAGAGATTTTTTAGAAAAAAGTGCCAAAGAGAATTATGATTATGATGATATCCATCTGATCAGAGCTGTTGGAGCTCATCTGGGAATTTATGGGAACTCTGCTTCAGAAGCTATCTACCCAGCTTTTTTTGTGGATGCTGAGGGTAATCCATTGGATGCATCTAAAGGCAAATACACATTGACTTTTGCACCAAATCAAATGCCTCCTGTAAAATCCTTTTGGTCGCTTACCATGTACGATGGCAAGACACAATTGCTGGTACACAATCCATTGGATAAGTATTTGGTGAACTCCACAATGAAGGATGCATATGTGAGTAACGACGATGGTTCCATTACTTTCTATATTCAGCATGACTCTCCCGGAGAAAACCTCGAAGCAAATTGGTTACCAGCTCCTAACGGCTCTTTTTACTGTATTATGCGCCTTTATGGTCCCACTGAAGCTGTAATAGATGGAACATGGGTAAGCCCGAAAATGGTTAAACAGAACATTTAATCAGAGTCATGAACAGATTATTTCTATCCATTTTATTCGTTTTAGGCGTGATGTTCAATGCTTGCACCACTAAAACGCAATCCGGTAATTTATCTCCGGAAGAGGCTCAGCAAATTGCCAAGGAAGCCTATATTTTTACTTATCCCATGCTTATGGGATATCAGGCACAATACTATAGATCTGTACCTGAAAGCCCCGGCTACCGTGCGCCTTTGAATCAGATTTCACATGACACTGAACCAGCTGACCACACGAGGATAGATGTGGTGACTATGAATGGTGATACGCCTTACTCTGCATTTGGTCTGGATTTGCGGGCAGAGCCCATGGTGCTTTCCGTACCAAAGATCGACGATAGATATTACGTATTTCAATGCATTGATTTGTTCACCCACAATTTTGCTTTTATCGGCACCCGAACCACGGGAACCGAGTCTGGCGATTACCTGTTTGTTGGGACGGGATGGGAGGAAGATATTCAAAAGGAAAAATTCAAAGACGTATTTTACAGCGAAAGCCAGATTATAACCATTATAGGAAGGACACAACTCAAAGGAAATGATGACTTGCCCAATGTGCTCGAAATTCAGCAGCAATATAAATTGCAACCTCTCAGTTTATTTGAAGGCAAGGAACTTAAAACTGCACCGGAAATTAATTGGGTTCCACTAGACCCCCAAGAATTTGGGGATGCCCGATTTATCAAGTACGTCAATTTCTACCTTGCTATGGTAGAACCCTTTCATGAGGATGACACAGCTGCTTTAAAGAGATTTGAAAAAATTGGAATAAAACCCGGAGCTACCTTTGACTCGACAAATTATTCACCTGAAACTTTGGGGGCAATTAACGCTGGCGTAAATGATGCGATCAGCGAAATAAAAGGAAAGGCTGAGAATATTGCCGAGCGTGTAAATGGATGGAATATGATGGATGCATTTGGCCCTCGTGAGTTTTATAAAAACGATTGGTTACTGCGCGCTGCCGCCGTTATGGTAGGTATTTATGCCAATGATAAAGTCGAAGCTTTTTATCCCATCGCATATGTTGATTCGGATGAGGAAGTCTTGGATGGGAGCCGATATCAATACAAAATTGACTTTAACAGCGAAAGCCTACC from Algoriphagus sp. NG3 encodes the following:
- a CDS encoding RNA polymerase sigma-70 factor, encoding MDSRSWKAFDEIYNLSHKKIYSFSVRYGLSVADAEEITQEVFVRLWDKRNSLDIGKSIQSYIYKIAKNIIVDEFKKKIKIQASQAYQMNLIVPVNNVQEDMDYKDLKNLMEETLLELPERRRKVFELSRINGLSHKEIALELGISIKTVENHLNLALHNFRIALQNANYLLLGSLIFFG
- a CDS encoding OmpA family protein — protein: MNRLSILILAFFSLVSVELFGQQDAANSQDHPLLSRFEGSWINRYSQKQFEAFTYPTSSELVDYDKLKDSKTVEGELTFIEYVSPEGVTATQVFRTYQAQLEKAGFKVIFSCRSGECDKMPMHFVRKYVEGSSSQIGNTMVGGKGSYLVASGTSDGESYIVSLVVGDDSRSNSARYAINVVKVEELDTDKVDVVSVSESLEKDGRFAFYDIQFDLNSATLQSGSAEALQVIASYLDTNPKTQVLIVGHTDNTGDFEHNIDLSKRRAESVVKALVEDYSVNAGQLHPLGVGMASPVASNADEGGRALNRRVELVVR
- a CDS encoding S8 family peptidase, producing MLQSLKNKLSLGILTSAILFAGCEGNLLQEDPLIPLSDLEQGNPDKFELMEIKEMTDFSHMRVGDLSGRFLILANNANLPKNLASSIHNAGGEIVKAYPEIGVAVAVAHSPNFLANSRKISGLASVTPDIILQYTKTPEMRGEGVDLNENTGMNTLGAPFDYQSAFFDGYQWAPASIDAPQAWEAGFTGEGVRVAVIDGGFHSTHIDLQPNLDIASSISTVPGFNFNEDVGTFWHGTHVAGIVAASGIGAVGIAPKASIIGIKALHDGSGAFEWILEGLYYAATPQSKGGAGAQVINMSLGATIDYRSEWKDKEFRDAFRELQKIYDRVTRYAYQNGVTVIASSGNGETNFDSSKELYKIPAENQHVIAISATGPTGWLLGNTNFTQPAYYTDHGKSLVDFAAPGGTLGLWIVDGYDGLCTLTGTNASSTNYCEVFDMVFSTVRGNSNGSYNWAQGTSMASPAASGVVALMMEANGGALSPAQVRSKLAQTATDLGKPGKDEFYGHGFVNAAKAVGLN
- a CDS encoding pirin family protein; this translates as MLDIVIESRQAIISPGFSVKRILPFQLRRMVGPFIFMDHGGPVSVPATTNLDVLPHPHIGLSTVSYLLEGNVTHRDSLGVEQVIKPGEVNWMCAGKGISHSERFEDPAILAAGGLEMLQTWVALPEKDEESDPSFKNYTADELPVFTDKGVWMRLIAGDAYGLSSHVKTSSPLFYLHVVLQEGARFGLPAGHSERGAYLVKGSVEVNGTTYTAGKLLVFTKGVDPLIIAKEKTTLMMLGGEHLGDRYIWWNFVSSRRERIDQAKEDWKQGRILLPPTDNKEFVPLPEDKSKPAGGPPPGALS
- a CDS encoding TetR/AcrR family transcriptional regulator, with product MMKNTKNNILESALRLFNEAGVAQVSLRTIATDMEISLGNLTYHFKKREEIIDALYLQLVEKLDQAIQGEINQSNHLQLLFELPSVCLISFYEYRFLMLDFVYINRNHAMIRGHYSKLLEDRAVQFHHIVQELISGQLIREEIIENEYLYLFRNLRIVSDFWLSATMIDKDNKLMKKDIAEGAHQLRSMIFPYLTAKGRDILGEFSKP
- a CDS encoding DUF2867 domain-containing protein → MKAVKEVDTPAEYLEMGILDRVDFSDTFSTTNHQDDLPEISRLVFAQSPKWILWLFSLRNKLVGLIGLETKLPEDYHSRFEVGGYVGFFKIFSTSPQRIVLGADDSHLNFRAVISDTGTSSFNIQVVTLVEYHNNRGRIYMGLIMPFHRIVVKSLVRNAFKAVDIGN
- a CDS encoding WYL domain-containing protein; amino-acid sequence: MPFLLYCLAQLSTDNWLLIAYCSLREEFRYFRLDRIKKIQLLIEKFEPHKMTLQEFFDKYH
- a CDS encoding RidA family protein codes for the protein MEKRTIDPWKWGEQTNSAQAVEVKNAEGTLYCSGQVAIDENGVPSSADMRIQLIQTVENLEQLISESGYECKNIVRLNVYTTDTNEFFTTCMDVYVPFLTKHGIHQATTLLEVKGLFATLTVELEATVVK
- a CDS encoding YdeI/OmpD-associated family protein — translated: MRKNEIEIFYPKSQAAWRRWLKKNHLSTQAVWLVFYNKKSGLKSITWSEAVDVALCFGWIDSKKVRIDEETAHQFFSKRKPKSTWSKINKEKVEKLIEQGLMTEAGFRSIETAKQNGSWTILDEVEELIIPADLEAGFAGKLNAKDFFMGLSKSVRKMILAWLVFAKTADTRQKRIDEIIKSAGQNLKPKHLR
- a CDS encoding DUF1254 domain-containing protein codes for the protein MKAKISPLILPVIIFLVGCQQSNKKLTAAEAQRIAKEAYIYGFPLVMNYKTLYVNAIDKNSGDYKGEINTLSCNARVYTPDDKAIVTPNSDTPYCMFWSDIRDEPVVFSVPEVDSLRYYSFQFIDLYTHNFSYIGSLTKGNKAGKYLVAQESWEGEIPEGITEVIQSETGIFFTIVRTQLFDADDLDNVENLQEQYQLQTLSEYLGSPATKKEHSDEFPEWVEGEQFSEASFKYLDAMLKLIGNPIEKEKSLWEDFAKLELGTAKGYSLNNFDEEIQNAIKQGVKDGFAEMEAFIKENSADPLGSANIFGSRDFLEKSAKENYDYDDIHLIRAVGAHLGIYGNSASEAIYPAFFVDAEGNPLDASKGKYTLTFAPNQMPPVKSFWSLTMYDGKTQLLVHNPLDKYLVNSTMKDAYVSNDDGSITFYIQHDSPGENLEANWLPAPNGSFYCIMRLYGPTEAVIDGTWVSPKMVKQNI
- a CDS encoding DUF1254 domain-containing protein → MNRLFLSILFVLGVMFNACTTKTQSGNLSPEEAQQIAKEAYIFTYPMLMGYQAQYYRSVPESPGYRAPLNQISHDTEPADHTRIDVVTMNGDTPYSAFGLDLRAEPMVLSVPKIDDRYYVFQCIDLFTHNFAFIGTRTTGTESGDYLFVGTGWEEDIQKEKFKDVFYSESQIITIIGRTQLKGNDDLPNVLEIQQQYKLQPLSLFEGKELKTAPEINWVPLDPQEFGDARFIKYVNFYLAMVEPFHEDDTAALKRFEKIGIKPGATFDSTNYSPETLGAINAGVNDAISEIKGKAENIAERVNGWNMMDAFGPREFYKNDWLLRAAAVMVGIYANDKVEAFYPIAYVDSDEEVLDGSRYQYKIDFNSESLPPAKYFWSVTMYNKQADGVAGYMVENPINRYLINSTTEGLVKDKDGNFTIFIQHQAPEDKAQQANWLPAPNEPFYLALRIYGPEETALDGTWEPPVIEKVK